Sequence from the Candidatus Woesearchaeota archaeon genome:
AAAGACGAGGAGGTTAAAACACATAAAGAAGCCCTAGTAAAAGAAAAATATTTAATGCATGAAAGCGAGTATGAATCATTGACAAGACATGACGACAATGGCCAATATAGCCCATTAGAAAAACGAAAAGGACTAGAAGAACTCTCCAAGTCATTAAACAAAACACTATCTAATAACAAAGAACTTGGGATAAATGATCAAAAAACTGAAGATCTTAAAGAAAAAACTGAAGCTGCATATGGTGATTATATGAAATGGTATGATAAGAACGTCATTCCTCCAAAAGATTAAAGTAAATAAAACTTCTTAAATTTTAAAACTTAAGCCTCTTTATCCTCTCACCAGCAATCTTGCAGTCTTCTATAGACGGCACCAAAGCAAACCTCACATACCCTTCCCCTGGGTTCAAGTTATTGAAATTCTCGCTCAACCATGATCCGGGCGTCGTAACAACAGCAACATCCTTTCTCAGCAATGATTTTGCAAAATCCAGGCTTTTCATCCCTTTCGGAGCTTTCTGCCAGATATATAAAGTTGCTTCAGGCATGCAGTTTTCTAATCCAATTGAGTCAAATGCATTGATCATAATATCTCTTTTTATTTTATATTCTTTTCTCATTTCTTCAACATGCTTCTCATCGCTTAAAGCAGCAATTGCAGCATCCTGGATAAAAGTAGCTGCTCCGGAATCATAATTCGGCTTTAATTTTTTGAACTGCGATATCATTGCCTCATCTCCGGCCAGCCATCCTATTCTGTAGCATGTCATTGCGCTTCTTTTTGACAGGCTTTGAACAGCAACTATGCCTTCTTTTTCCAATTCCAATATTGACATTGGCTTCTGATCAAAATAAATTTCAGAGTAGCACTCGTCTGACGCAATTATGATATTGTTGTCATGCCCGAAATCAATCAGCTTTTTATAAAATTTCTTATCCGCCATTGCAGTTGTCGGGTTATTCGGGTAATTTACCCATATTATCTTTGATTTTTTAACGATTTCAGAAGGAATTGCATCCAGATCAGGCAAAAACTTATTCTCCTTCAATAAATGCATGAAATAGCTTTTTCCGCCAGCAAACAATGTTCCCTTTTGATAGGGCGGATAGCCTGGATTGGGAATCAGAACATAATCTCCCGGATTAATAAAGCAGAACGGGAAATGAAAAACAGCTTCTTTTGCTCCGATATTTGCAGAAATCTCCTTAGTTGGATCCAAGTTAACATTAAACCTTTTTTTAGTCCACTTTGCAATAGCTTCCCTGTACTCAATGGCGCCTTCCTCAAGAGGATAACCAGCGCCTTTTCTAAGCTCAACTGCTTTCTTGCAGGCTTCCCTTGCAATCTCAGGCGCAGGGTTTTTAGGATCACCAACCCCAAAATCAATAACAGAAATTCC
This genomic interval carries:
- a CDS encoding aminotransferase class I/II-fold pyridoxal phosphate-dependent enzyme, whose product is MQFKPSDKLASIGTYAFVDVKNEAAKLKKEGISVIDFGVGDPKNPAPEIAREACKKAVELRKGAGYPLEEGAIEYREAIAKWTKKRFNVNLDPTKEISANIGAKEAVFHFPFCFINPGDYVLIPNPGYPPYQKGTLFAGGKSYFMHLLKENKFLPDLDAIPSEIVKKSKIIWVNYPNNPTTAMADKKFYKKLIDFGHDNNIIIASDECYSEIYFDQKPMSILELEKEGIVAVQSLSKRSAMTCYRIGWLAGDEAMISQFKKLKPNYDSGAATFIQDAAIAALSDEKHVEEMRKEYKIKRDIMINAFDSIGLENCMPEATLYIWQKAPKGMKSLDFAKSLLRKDVAVVTTPGSWLSENFNNLNPGEGYVRFALVPSIEDCKIAGERIKRLKF